The stretch of DNA CAGGAAAATagagtatatacatatatttagtatTCAATGTGTATTAATTAAACAAttcaaaaaagtatatatattttaacttcaTCGATCTCTCACTTTTATAGTTGAAACTAGTTAGTGATATAATGACAATACAGTTACTTCTGGCACATGATCTTACTTTTGTTTCTGTTTTTAGGGATTAGTATTTaacaaagtttttttaaaaaaatcctaaaGATTATGTTAATTTAGTGAACTAAAATAGGATTATAGCCTTAAAAATGAGAgctatatataatttcatattcATGGATTTGCTCCGAAACGGCAATATGAacatctaaatatatatatagtgcattTTCTTATAGCAGTATTTAAACAGCACCTTCGGACTTACTTTTTTGGTTACTTGATAATATGTGAAATGGTCAAAGTAGTAGATCTAACGATGAAAAACTTCGtagtaccaagtatttggtgctattaatagtatagtagtttggactatatatatatgtatatatattatagaagcAATTGGTTATATACCCTTgaagtttccgactttccgatttacccctcttagaaagctaatattaatgaaaataccttttttatgttttaacctatttctaatatacccatagagttaaaatctgttaataaactctgttatctctgtaaaattactattgtgccctttcaaatatacccttccaccatcagcgactttcttatttgcccttgaagtcaggggcacaaaaagtatttgaCTTTTGGTTTTTTCAAATGTACCCTtttaccgtcaccaacatttcttatttgcccttgagtaaagggcaaaattggcattttaattttttttaactgtagtagatatttaactcacgtttaacctaagttaatttaacaggggataactgcgggggtattttgtaaTAACGGTAGAACATATgaagggtattttagaaaaaaaaaagaagtaggaataaatcggatattttcaaacatatgaGAGGTgtatagacaattatccctatattatatatataaaaggaggCGTAAAAAAGCTGTATTGAATAACATTATCTCTAAAAAGTAATGCCCACACTCATAAATTCTcctttggagcttctcttgaacTATGCAgcatatttactttttttttgagagaaaagcaGCATGTTGTACACTTCATTCATATAGGAAATGAATTCAGCTATAAGAGTTGAGGCAACTCAGCCTCGAAAAAATTAAAGGCAAtcgcaaaaaaaagaaaagaaaaaaatagccaATCACTTAGAGTTGCAGAACTCAACCTACTTCCTCTCCCCGTCCCGAATTCATCTACTAGTGATTGGGGGATCTGAAGATTAGTTTCTAGAAATTACGTTACTTCTTTCTCGGCAGATCATCCACCAACAAGCTGCAACCTTTGTCAATTCTTTCGCTGATGCCCTTTGAGAGTGATTCTTAGTCACAAATTCTCTGACACACCTGGCCTCCACTATAGACCCCACCGTGTAGTTCATATGAGGAATTACTAGTTGAGATTAGGGGATCTGAAGATTGGTTTTTAGAAATTACGCTATTTCTTTCTCGCCAGAGCATCCACCAACAAATTGCAACCTTTGTCAAATCTTTCGCTGATGCCCCTTGAGAGTGATTCTTAGACAAAAACACTCTGACACACCTGGCCTCCACTATAGACCCCACCATGCAGTTCATATGAAGAATTACTAGTTCTTTTtttcgccaaaaaaaaaaaagctttgttTTTAGTTCTTCTTTGTCGAGTACATATTATGCCGTAAGATTTGGACGATTGCAGCATGTGTCCTAATAGAACGACATGAAGAACATTATTTTTAGGTAAGAATATTCGGCTTACACAGAGCTTCAGTAAAAATATGCTGCTTGAATAAAACTATTCGGAAATTTATCTTTTCTCTTCTAATTTATACGCCAGCACTAATACTTTTTTTTCACGAAGAATCTTGTACATACCCAGCTTTTGGTGCTCCATGCCAGCTGCGACCTATGTTGCAAGAAAAGGACAAGAGAGTCAGGAGACATGAAGAAGAGATTACGTTTTAGGGCTTGTTTAGCTCATCTTACAACTTTTACAAAAAAGCACTACTATTTAAAAAGAACTAGAAGTACTATTGGAAAACACTCGTACAATAATAATCATTAAAGTACTCTTCAATAATACTCCTCTTTTGTATAGTTTGTAATATGATCAGGAGTTTTGAATTTGAGCTTCTACTTATAATTCTAAATTACTTGCTTGTTTTACTCTCTCGGTAAAATAAGTAGGTTAGGATGTTATCTAGCAAGCATTGGACAACCGCTTATTAAAGTAGGAAAGAAAAAGCTATGGTCAAGCGACTCCGGAAGCTAGAAGATCAATACGAGAAATGTACTTTTTAGGGTTGGCCAATTTGACCTACTAGGAGCTTCTGGAGAAACAATATCTGAGCACAGGTACATAAAAAAAGTACTAACAATTTTCTTACAAAAAGTTCCTTCGATAACATTCCGTATTTGTGAGTTCTGCAATAAAATATGTATAGGAGTCTTAAAATTGGCTCGAAAAATAACTTTATATACTAATAAATAaagatttcttatttttttttttatttttgtgattgCAGTCAAGGAGTTTGATTTCATTCCTTGAAAGATTCTGACATCCATAACTTGTCCGTATACAGCTacatcaaataattaactattacTTTTAGAGAAGAAAAcagaatttcaaataaaattgcGCCAAATTATGGGccaaaaatcattaattaaCCAGCAATCATTAAGCGCGTCTTTTTCTACGCATTAATTGTGGTGTACAATTGTGCTTAGTGTGCGGTCTGCTTGGCATACATTTATAGATGCAGTACTATGACCTACAGCAATGAGCTTTCAACAGAGTCTACAACACTCTTTTTAAGTCACACAGTTTTTCTCCCGTGCAATACAGTTTGATAGAAATCTGATTACATactacaataaaatatattttagacgaTATTTTATTCCAGCATCTTTAATATTTGGCATGTGTTGATATCATAATTAAGCATCACTAATAAATATACTCGACGCATGTCGATATATTTATTTCAACATATTTACTTAAACGATTCTTTACTCGACGTTTTTATAAACATTAGGCTTATTTTTGCCGATGCTTTAGAACATTgccaatttttatttaaagtgcCCTTAAATATAAGATTTGTTATACGGATACGTTGATGCCAGTTGTTAGGATAAAAATAGAGCCAACGTGAAAGCAAGGGTGTAGGTTAATTGGgctataaagagagagagagagagagggaaaatgaTTTGACCATGATTTGACTGAGGGGGGGATAGCCATTGATTTGGCGGCTGAGATTTGAGGTGGGAGGGTGTGGACGGGAGCGGATCACGTTACACGTGACGATGCGTGACAAGTCTCTAAATCCGGGGTTAAATTTGACCCCCCAATTACGTACGTTCACATTCCCCACCTCTTTGGGGTTACATCAACCCCTTGCAAAAGTTTCACGCATATCTCAATTTTATTGTGTTGAATGCTTTTGATCAGGGTAATTATGTTTAGGTAAAGCGAGATAGACGCGGACATGCCATGATTGTTACTGTTAATTACCTAACATGTGTGATACGACTGGTTAGGAAGTAACTCGaacgtaataaaaaaaatatatattatcattaacaaaaacttttttactatatatatatatatatatatatatatatagaattatgctactatactaccaatagtaccaaccccttggtactattgagtttttagccgttggatgaaaggatgtgcggttaggatgatagtggtcccctagggttgagtgggtggttggtttactagtataatctaacaggtggaaGTGATCaataggtagatctaacggtagaaaattcaatagtaccaagggcttggtacaatcgatagtatagtagccggactctctctctctctctctctctctctNatatatatatatatatatatatatatatatttaagtacTTATGGGTAACTCGGTATTAAGAAGACCATTCAAAGTTACGCGTTCTAAGCAATGCTTCAAAATCATTTTGACTCGGCTAGTTTGACTGCTTGGATTGTAGAGTGGTTTTCTTATGGAAAAACTGCaaaaccccccgtggtttcgcattttctcaccttagtaccttgtggttttatttttatctttccgacagctttttcgttaatatttcgttaaattatatacaaaaaacttcagatacccatctaggtttatcgaatattcactttagtattctttaattttaactttgtcactgatttaagaaaaaaatagtaaaattaataataaaaggagaaaatgaaaccacagggtactaaattgatgcactttaaaccacatggtactaaagtgaaaaagtgcgaaaccatagaagggtttttgaagtttccctttttctatggaaaaacttcaaatactaccctCGTGgcttcgcactttttcattttaatactctgtggtttaaagtgtattagtTTAGTATCCTGGAGTTTCGTACTTTcccactttagtattctgtagtttaaaatgcatcgatttagtaccatgtggtttcatttttctcttttcgtctgctcttctgttaatattttgttaaattatatacaaaaaacttcagatagcctacctagatttatcgaatatttactttaataccctttagttttaattttgttactgattttttttcctccgataatatttctttaaataatatacaaaaaacttcaaatatcttatctagatttatcgaatattcactttagtaccctttaattttaattttgttactgatttaacgaaaaaaaattaattgataatcaaaaaagaaaaatgaaaccacatggtactaatttgatacgctttaaaccacaagaagtactaaagtgagaaagtgcgaaaccattggaactaacttgatatactttaaaccgtatggtactaaagtgagaaaatatgaaaccacatggggtatttgaagtttaccctttttctATTTTCGGTCGAAGCATAAAATCGATGGTTAATTGGCTTAAAAACTCACTTTTGACCTGCTCAAATAGGTAGTTAAACTAGTAAATTTGTGATTATTGATCTTTGGTTAATTATGTGGCCTAGAACATTTAATGAATTTTGTGAAGCTTCTAAAACTCTCATATAGCTGGCCTAATTAAGTTACTTTTTCCTCATGTAATATAGCTGGCCAAAAGTTACTTTTTCCTAATGCAATATAGCTGGCCTAAGTTACTTTTTCCTCTCTCCAATATTctattgttttatatttaattataattatattatttactattttaatatatatatatataaacaaaattaataatttataatgaCACCATAGGATCGATGAACATGTTTAATCACTGGTTGAAGCAGTGAATTCTGAACCAACACAAGTGGTGTTTGATATTGGTTCTATGTATTTACCTATATTAtacaattctttttctttttcttttttttgagagataggtagcatgtaaAGATGTCTGTGGACCGGGTCGGGTCtggataattaatatactgtactcataccctaaaaagaatggttataaaaaaatttatataccctacccatttaacttcgggtcggaTCCGGATCTGGGTactaaagttactaatatacccatcgggtctatttgagcgggtctgggtagtgactacccgtatactacccgttcaaGACCGGATATGGATCGGGTTTAGATCGGGTACAGATATCcgtattaatatattttttttataaactttattaaatagtcaatagaCAAACTATAAAGCCCACCATAAAAAAACTCGCATTCTAATAAATTGTACcgtccaataaaattcattcaaaagaaatattgtcgctgatgatgatgatgacactgatgatgatgatgacaatgaaatattgttggcggaaatgaaatgaaaaaaaaaggagtagaaaacaaagagtaaaaaaattagaaaaaagtaatgagtaaaagagacggctagggtttcattaggatgaaaatacgtaGTGACTCAtcatttataaatcatattaaaattgatccttcaacttcaaaagtttattttttttttatttactatcggatatttcatcgggtccgggtccgggttcggatttgaaaactattccggaccctacccgtttaaaagttaggttcgggtctggtccaaatcgggtatgggtataaaatatccggacccatacccgaaactttaatgggtaattttttttatccgtatactattcattttttatcgggtccggttcggaTTCGGTTCGGGTCCGGATAGGGTCCGGATCGGGGGATATCgatattttggacacctttagtagcatgctacctgcttcgtttatttcatttagaaataaatttagctggaaatgtgaaccaactaggattcgaacttgggtctcgggtaccgaccaccaagccctttgccaccaacatatataatatatgtatagagtagaactactatactatcgaaagtatagagaatttggtgttttctattttttggctCTTAGATCAGCCCCTTTAATCATCTCTAAtgtttggattaatactattaccctatagggaccactcaatcctagggataCTATTCAACTCTATGGGAGATCGTAATCATTTCAACCGtacaattttttatctaaagGTCAAAAAGTCGGATGCATTAAATTCTCTATATTTCctatagcatagtagctctatacaTATATTGATAGCATTAAGCTCTTGATATTatcgagttttccgccgttagatttaccatttgatcatttccacccattagattatactattcaaccaatcactcactcaatcctagggaagcattatcatcctaaccgcacatcttttcatccaacggccgaaaactcgatCGCACCAActgcttggtactattgatagtatagtaacataattatatatatacacacacgcatAGAATCAACTATTAAGTAgctattggtttttttttttttttaaccattcCCTATTTCAACAAGCGAAATCGACAAATCAGTAGCAACTGTAAAATGTTTGTACAAAACTAAAtgttgttaaaaaatttaaggaacaaagcaataataatatattccAAAACCCAAACAGTTGCTTCCATAAAAGCTCTAGTATCCAACTTAATTAATGAAACAGACATCAAcagtaaataattaaaaaaatgctGTAAAAAGCACTTATAGGAATTAATGACTATGATGATATCACCATTTACAACCCCAagaatagaaatatatatatacatatatatatatataataaattagaaaactACTTAAAATGGTCTCTTGTAGCTTTCAATAAGCCAATGATAGGGTCTAGAAGAATATAACCATAACTAGCAATTATGAATTGCAATAATCATTTGAGTGTACATCGAAATTTCAATAATGAGACAATCTAATTCACCATTCACACATTTCAAAATCCGAGCATTAATGATGGATGGCATGTTAATCAAATTGTCACGCTGTGATTAAAGAGGTttcctgcatatatatatataagtcacACTCATACATGAGGAGATAACTTAGTGAACAAAACTTAATTATATGGGGACCCGGTTCGCCTACTTTACTGTTCATGTTGCTTTAAAATTCGAGCGCTAAATGTGATGGGTGGCGGATTAGATCGCCTAATTGTATGATGAGTCTCatatatgttttttcttttcatttcttttcacaACTGTTGGACACAGAACGATTTTCTGTGTAATCCATTAAGAATATGTTTGGATACTGTGGGATTTTATTGCAgagcaataatatatatacccAGTGGGGCTACTGCACTATTCATGTTGTTTTAAAATTCGAGCGCTGTAAGTGATGAGTGGTAGATTTAAATCGCTCACCTGTATGATGAGTCTcatatatttcatttatttttgtaacTGTAGGACACAGGATGATTTTCTGTGTAATTCATTAAGGATCTATTTGGATACTCCTTGGGGTTTTATTGAAGAGCAATAATATACTATAGTATGTGGATGGTGGATTCCAACTCCGAGCTCCTTtcacaaaacaacaaaaaacttataataatacaataaaattttggtgATATAGTTCAAGCATATCCTAATGAAGTACATGAATATAGAGTTctagacttttttttctttgttttgtaaataatcttacaaaaaaaattaattttctttcaaaaaaaattaatttttttaaaattttatctaggCAGATATATAATTCTCGACACGTAAGTCATAAGATGATATATAGATCGTTCGTCACTTACATAATGAATTATCTAAAGAGGGTGAACCATTCTGATCGATCTTTAAAGAATGATAAATCATTCActgtttactttttaaaaatgtgaGACATCGCAAACGCTTTAGCTACCTGACACGTCTACGTGGCAATGGCGTGGCACGGCAATAAGATTATTCACCCaaagatattaattatttatccgaattagttcaaatttttcataaattcattttctccccccaaaaaaaacaaaaaaaaaaaaaaatctctttggTACACTCCTATACATGATATACATATATCAACTCCCCACACCACACAAAATATGGCTGGCTCTGGAGCTGGACATTTGGACGGCGGAGATTCGCCGAGGCTCCGTAACGTGTTGCCAATCTCCTTTTGATCGAGTTGGTAGTTGGACTATGAATAGTTTTGGCTTTAAGCTTTGATGGCCATATAATAACAAGTGTTACACACATGCTATTGCATGTGTTGTGGCTCGTTTATACGTGTCCAAGATCAACGGTCTCAAACGCTTTTGCGGtgtaacacacacacacaccatgcATAGTGCGATGGGGGGGGTGCACCCACAAAGTCTAAGAGGATATGATTAGAAAGGGTGAGATGAGACGCCAAGTTTTTAGCACAATTATTAAAGACAATAATTAATAATGCTGGCTCACACAACATGCATGTTGTATATACCATGTATATTCTTTTGGCCacctttgtaatttttttttttctttttttctctttttgtgtgAGGGAGCTATAAATAGGGGGGCTTGTGAGGTTCCAAGGTAGTAGTGGACAGAGTAAGCTTGGGTTCtcatccactctctctctctctctctctctctctctctcctttgcCAAATTAGTGTCTTAAGGCCCCAGTGCTTAAGGATGTTGGTCATAAGAATTGAGAACCCATTGGCCACTGGAGTGGGTCTTATAGGTGAtgattctctctctcctcttctctctctccgtcgtaaaaaaaaaaaaaaaaaaaaaattacgagaGATCGAATCGATCGTCTTCTGAGACGCAGCTCTCCTTTTCTGAAAATTGTATTTCATTCTGCGATGCTTTAAAAGTTTGTGTGGAGTAACGACATGCTCGATGCAaatatgctctctctctctctctctctctctctgagagaAAAGTTACAAGTAATACTATGCTTTGAGAGAAAAGCTACGAGTAATACTATGCTTTAAAAACTTACTCATgcgggtatatatatatatatatatatatatatatatatatatatatatatatatatatatgtttcactGACGCGTGTTCACGAATCACGAAGTTAATAAGCTTATATATAAGTTGGTTTTGTAAGCGTAGTGTTACTCAAAAAGTTTACAGGATCTATATATCTTCATGATAATATCGCAGCAATGTGATCGATGATCTTAACACAATCTTGTTGTGAAATAATGCAGGCAACGTACTATCGTTCTTGGTTATCCTCGCACCATTGTAAGCAACTCTTTTGCTTCAAACTCCTCTCTCCAATCCGTACATAATAAACCTTACTCACAAATGAAGAGATGAGATGACCAAACTATATGTTTTTCTCTCGTATCTTCGCTTTCGCAGGCCGACGTTCTACAGGGTGTACAAGAAGAAGTCGACGGAGGGGTTCCACTCAACGCCCTACGTGGTGGCGCTGTTCAGCGCCATGCTGTGGTTCTACTATGCGCTGCTCACGACCGACGTGCTGCTGTTCACCATCAACGCCCTCGGTAGCGTCATCGAATCGATCTACCTCGTGATGTACATCGCTTACGCGCACAAGAAAGCCAGGGTACTTCCcccttatttctctctctctctctattttttgcgcgcgtttttctttttctctttgtgtTTTACTGAGCTGATCCTAAGAAACAAAAGTTTCTCACGTAAGAGTGCAAGGCCCCATAATATGGAAGGGGAGAGAGACGCACAATAATTAAggattctctttctctctcttttgttagTTACTTAATGAACTTGACAACTCAAAGTTACTAGGTATATTTATCATTCAAACTCTCTTCAAAGAGCCTTTTTAGTGGTCCTCTCTGATTCCACGTATATGCATCGCTTTTGCGCTTTGCAAATAAACTTCTATCTCATAAAGCAGAAGTTTTAATTTAAAGCTCTTAATTTGCTTTAGAAACAACGAAGCATTTAGTATCGTTTGTTTGTAGGCATAATATTAGACACCGCAAACGATTAAACATAAAGATTCCATCAACTTTATGATCAATGGTAAAATATTCTATAATGTTCTCCTATTTCCTAATAGATAGAATAGTTTTGCATACAAATATTACATTAGAGaggaatttacaaaattattggTACTTTTCATAGCATTACTCTTTGCATTTAAGTCTTAGTTTTTTGGAGTTCAGAGGATAAAAGTTCTCGCGCATTATTAACCACAAAACAACTTGTGAAAGTCTAAATCACTCACCATagagtaattatatatatactagagaTAAAGGTTTCTTTTCTCTATGAGAAAGTGAACAAAAGCAAAATGGTGAAATGACCAAGGAAAGCATGCATCTTAAATGTGACTAAACACTCATCACAAGATCAAATCCTCGTTTCTGTACCAAAAATGGTCCCCTAAATGGTACACATATAGTGCAAATGTCACTTCTACATTTCAAAGAATCTCAGTACCAAACTCAAGATAAGATTCTTAAACTATATGAGACATATTGGAACAGATTATTTGAGACAATATTAAGAACTATTCCACTTTTTGTATCTCGAGCCGCATTCGAGTACGGATATATATCTAAAACAGCTAAGTATGTAACCTACTACAGGTACAGTCAAGTTCAGTAATCatgataaataaaaagtttaagtGTGGGGTCTAAATGAAAAGATATGTCCTACAAATGCATGGTaaacttttcttttgtaaaCAGGGAGAAGATAACAAAAGCAATAGAGTTTGTCTCAAGAAACTATTCGTAGattttggatttctttttttgGCATTCGGAGGTAGTGATTTACAGATGGAAAATTTGTATGTATTCTGGGATCAGTTCACTCCAAGTTTAATCATGTCTCACAGGATTTTATGCAGCTTAAATGTACGGATAATTTGAATACAGTGAGAGAGGATAAGAAACCCTGTAACACCATGGGCATTCACAGTTTTTGTGTCATATAAATGGTTTTAATGTCTAATGTTATATGAATACTCAACGACAGTGCGACAAAACTTCAACTAAGAAAACAGGGGAAATTTCCCTCTTGATAACATGAAATCATCACTTCTTTTCTGCTAACTATGTTTCTTctacttatttttctttttcttttttggcagGCTTTCACATTGAAGTTAATATTACTACTCGACGTGGGTTTCTACGGTTGTGTAGTTCTTATCACCGTGCTATTTTTGAGGGGACGGCTGAGAGTTAAAATCATGGGGTGGATCTGCGCCTCCTTTGCCACCGCCGTCTTCATAGCACCTCTGAGTATCATCGTAAGAACCTGCCGTTCGTCTAACCATATTTGTTCACTACAAGAGcagcaattttttaaaaaaatgagctTTATAAAATGGAGGGCAAGTTGAATTATCATCTAAGACAATGAGAGAAATAATTGAGATCTTCTTAACTAGCAAACTAAACACATGACAACATGGAAAAGAGAAATAACTCTAGATTCAAGAAGATTGATAACAATACAGACAAATTAATATGCTACTGTGTTGCAGAGACAAGTGATACGAACCAAAAGCGTCGAATTCATGCCGTTTACTCTGTCGTTATTCCTCACTCTCAGTGCGGTCGCATGGTTCTGCTACGGCCTCATGCTGAAAGATAGCTACATCGCAGTAAGTttccatatatatgtatatttaggGTGTCACAGAATACTTGTTATATCCTATCATttaagaattatttattttttagtttttagtaaaaaaaaaaaaaaaaaaaaattgatactaTCATTAGATTACGCAATTTTTATCTTGGCTAGTAGCTAACCAACATGATTCAAATGTGATTGAATCAGCTTCCGAATGTGGTCGGTGTCTTATTCGGTTTGGCCCAGATGCTTCTCTATTTCATCTACATGAACGGAAAGAAGGAAACACCAGTATCAGAAATTACCGACCAGGACAAGAACCCCGCAACACTAGCAAACCCGAATGCCGATATAGAGATGAA from Ananas comosus cultivar F153 linkage group 18, ASM154086v1, whole genome shotgun sequence encodes:
- the LOC109723713 gene encoding bidirectional sugar transporter SWEET13-like, translated to MLVIRIENPLATGVGLIGNVLSFLVILAPLPTFYRVYKKKSTEGFHSTPYVVALFSAMLWFYYALLTTDVLLFTINALGSVIESIYLVMYIAYAHKKARAFTLKLILLLDVGFYGCVVLITVLFLRGRLRVKIMGWICASFATAVFIAPLSIIRQVIRTKSVEFMPFTLSLFLTLSAVAWFCYGLMLKDSYIALPNVVGVLFGLAQMLLYFIYMNGKKETPVSEITDQDKNPATLANPNADIEMNKESIGVTTPEVESSMSVAGKNEA